Part of the Tidjanibacter massiliensis genome is shown below.
TCTATCAGGAGAACATAGTTGGTCGGGGGAAGTCGGTCGTCGGGGATGGCTTTCCCCTTGATGCCGAGGCGCATGAGCAGATGTCCTTCGTGCCACGGACATGCTGCGACTTCATGGGTAAGTGCGATGTTTTGTCCTGCGGCGGGTTCCGGACAGTCGAACGTGAAATAGTTGAGGAACTCTTCGATTCGGATTGCGGCAGCCGGCGGATTCTGTCCGTGGTTGAGCCACCGGCGCATGTTGCTGTAGGAGGCGCCGTCGCAGTCTACCGAGAAGGTCGACACGGGAGCCTGCGATGTGTTTACGAAAGGATTCTCCCCGTAGTCGGTGTATCTGTCACCCGGACGGAAGGGCCTCTCGCCGGGGGCCGGTTCCGGAGGGAGAGTCCCGGGACAGTAGTCGTTTTGTTCCAGACTGCATGCAGTCGATGCCAGCGCTGCGACTACGGTCAAGGCCGGGAACAGCGTGCGTAACAGGGTTTGTTTTCTCATGGTTCTTCGGGTTTTAGGTTCTTTTTCCGTTAATAAGATGCGCGGGAGACAGGTTTTGTTGCATGGGTGCGGTATTTTTGCAGGTCGGTACCGTGAATGTTGGACGGGAATGGTGGTTTTTAGCAGGCAGTCGCTGTTTTTTATCGGAATCTTTCCCTGCGGGATGTTTTTTACGATTTTTTCGTTATCTTTAACGGGTGTAACCATTGTGGTACAGTCGGTGTGTCCGGGCGGCATCCGACGGTACGGTTTGCCTATGGCGGCTTTTCTTGATATTGCAAAAAGTTTTCCGGGCCTCGTGCGGGACGGTTTCCGCAGCATGCCTCTGGGGCGTACGTTGTGGTTCGTGGTACTGCTCAAACTCTTCATCATGTTCGCTGTCCTGCGGGCTTTCTTTTTCCCGAACTTCCTCAATTCCAATTTCGATACGGAGCGGGAGAAATCCGTTTATGTAGGCAACGAACTCGTGGAAAGAGGTAGATAACCGGGGGGACGGTCCGGTCGTCCCCGTATATATAGTAACCGTTAATCTGTTTCACAGATGGAATTCTTGACTGCTTCATTAGTAGGATGGTCGCGGGCGCAGTTCGCCATGACGGCCATGTACCACTGGGTTTTCGTCCCGCTGACGCTCGGACTGGGCATTATCATGGCGGTGATGGAGACTCTTTACGTACGGACGGGCAAGGAGGAGTGGAAGTCGGCGGCCAGATTCTGGATGCGGCTGTTCGGCATCAATTTCGCGTTCGGTATCGCAACCGGCCTCGTGCTCGAATTTCAGTTCGGAACCAACTGGTCCAATTACAGCTGGTTCGTGGGGGATATCTTCGGGGCGCCTCTCGCCATAGAGGCCATACTCGCCTTCTTCATGGA
Proteins encoded:
- a CDS encoding DUF4492 domain-containing protein, with protein sequence MAAFLDIAKSFPGLVRDGFRSMPLGRTLWFVVLLKLFIMFAVLRAFFFPNFLNSNFDTEREKSVYVGNELVERGR